From the genome of Notolabrus celidotus isolate fNotCel1 chromosome 5, fNotCel1.pri, whole genome shotgun sequence, one region includes:
- the LOC117812318 gene encoding olfactory receptor 52E8-like: protein MENWTVATDFLLLEGLKVSPHSSVPTFILLLLIYIFIMVSNIGLVVLISMERSLHQPMYLLFCNMSVNDAFGATALIPRLLSDLLIPDTERIIHYIDCVIQAFCLHLNAGTCHTVLIIMAFDRYVAICNPLRYATIMTNRMVVKLSVSAWLVSLFMVLILVSLTVRLSRCRMAIFHPFCDNASLFKLSCESVLINNIYGLGYTVVLLGSSLGSVTLTYLKIAAVCVISKNKVLNSKALQTCVSHLAVYIIMFMSGSIIIILHRFPHLSYERKLASILFHVVPPAMNAVIYGLQIKAVREKILIMFIRKTTAVADGK from the coding sequence ATGGAGAACTGGACTGTTGCTACAGATTTTCTGCTCCTGGAGGGGTTGAAGGTTAGCCCACATTCCTCTGTCCCcaccttcatcctcctcctcctcatctacATCTTCATCATGGTGTCCAACATCGGCCTGGTGGTCCTGATCTCCATGGAGAGGAGCCTCCACCAGCCCATGTATCTGCTGTTCTGTAACATGAGTGTTAACGATGCGTTCGGGGCCACGGCCCTCATCCCCCGCCTGCTGAGTGATCTCCTCATTCCTGACACGGAGCGGATCATTCATTACATCGATTGTGTTATTCAAGCTTTCTGTCTCCACCTGAATGCAGGCACCTGCCACACGGTGCTCATCATCATGGCCTTCGATCGCTACGTGGCCATCTGTAACCCGCTCCGATACGCCACCATCATGACCAACAGGATGGTGGTGAAGCTGTCGGTGTCGGCCTGGCTGGTGTCACTCTTCATGGTGTTGATTCTTGTAAGCCTCACCGTGCGGCTGTCGCGCTGCAGGATGGCTATATTCCATCCTTTTTGCGACAACGCCTCCTTGTTCAAGCTGTCCTGTGAGAGCGTCCTCATCAACAACATCTACGGCCTCGGCTACACCGTGGTCCTGCTGGGCTCGTCACTGGGCAGCGTCACGCTCACCTACCTGAAGatagctgcagtgtgtgtgatcagTAAGAACAAGGTCCTGAACAGCAAGGCCCTGCAGACCTGTGTCAGCCACCTGGCCGTGTACATCATCATGTTTATGTCAggcagcatcatcatcatccttcaTCGTTTCCCTCACTTGTCATACGAAAGGAAGCTGGCATCCATCTTGTTTCACGTGGTCCCTCCTGCGATGAACGCTGTTATCTACGGACTGCAAATCAAAGCAGTGAGAGAGAAGATCTTAATCATGTTTATACGTAAAACAACAGCCGTAGCGGACGGGAAATGA
- the LOC117812262 gene encoding olfactory receptor 52N5-like, translating into MENNTVSLDVLQLEGLNVSPKASVPAFILLLLIYVFIMVSNIGLVVLILMETSLHEPMYLLFCNMSINDVFGATSIIPRLLSDVFTPFSQRYIHYLHCAVQAFCIHFHAGASYSVLMVMAFDRYVAICNPLRYTTIMTNRMVVKLSLGAWVAALIFVTILLGLTYRLTRCRKIINNPFCDNPSMFKLSCQNLLINNIYGLGMAVVILGSSLCSISFTYLRIAMVCLSSKNKVQISKALQTCISHLAVFLILLLSGGIISILHRFPKLSDERKLASILFHVVPPSLNAVIYGLQIKAVREKIKIIFNSSVSEK; encoded by the coding sequence ATGGAAAACAATACTGTCAGTTTAGATGTGTTGCAGCTGGAGGGGTTAAATGTGAGCCCCAAAGCTTCTGTCCCcgccttcatcctcctcctcctcatctacGTCTTCATCATGGTGTCCAACATCGGCCTGGTGGTCCTGATCCTCATGGAGACGAGCCTCCATGAGCCCATGTATCTGCTCTTCTGTAACATGAGTATAAACGACGTGTTTGGAGCCACGAGCATCATCCCCCGTCTGCTCAGCGACGTGTTTACTCCATTCTCTCAGAGATACATTCATTACCTACACTGTGCTGTTCAGGCCTTCTGTATTCACTTTCATGCAGGGGCCTCTTATTCAGTGCTCATGGTCATGGCTTTTGATCGCTACGTGGCCATCTGCAACCCTCTGCGAtacaccacaataatgaccaacaGGATGGTGGTGAAGCTGTCGTTGGGGGCCTGGGTAGCAGCCCTCATCTTTGTCACAATCCTCCTGGGTCTCACCTATCGCCTGACGCGCTGCAGGAAGATAATAAACAACCCTTTCTGTGATAACCCCTCCATGTTTAAACTCTCCTGTCAGAATCTCCTCATCAACAACATCTACGGCCTCGGCATGGCCGTTGTGATCCTGGGCTCCTCCCTCTGCAGCATCTCTTTCACCTACCTGAGGATTGCCATGGTGTGTTTGAGCAGCAAGAACAAGGTGCAGATCAGCAAAGCGCTGCAGACGTGCATCTCTCACTTAGCTGTGTTCCTCATCCTGCTCCTGTCAGGCGGCATCATCAGCATCCTCCATCGTTTCCCTAAATTATCAGATGAGAGGAAGCTTGCGTCCATCTTGTTCCATGTGGTTCCTCCCTCTTTGAATGCTGTTATCTATGGACTGCAAATCAAAGcagtgagagagaaaataaagatcATATTCAACAGCAGTGTGTCAGAGAAATGA
- the LOC117812263 gene encoding olfactory receptor 52N5-like → MLNNTFNVDVLQIEGLKVSPQATIPAFMLLLLIYIFIMVSNIGLVVLIFMERSLHQPMYLLFCNMSINDAFGASCIIPRLLTQVFTLLTKRYISYHQCALQAFCAHFHAGVCHTVLIIMAFDRYVAICRPLRYATIMTTRMVVKLSLSAWGVAFFLILILVFLSTRLSRCRSFVDNPFCDNASLFKLSCENLLINHIYGLSSAMLTMACSLSSVTVTYVRIAMVCLSSRNQTLNSKALQTCATHLAVYIILFLSGNIIIILHRFPHLADERKLASILFHVVPPSMNAVIYGLQIKTIRQKITIIFNKGK, encoded by the coding sequence ATGTTAAACAACACTTTTAATGTGGATGTCCTACAGATCGAAGGGTTAAAGGTCAGCCCACAGGCCACCATTCCCGCCTTTatgcttctcctcctcatctacATCTTTATCATGGTGTCCAACATCGGCCTGGTTGTCCTGATCTTCATGGAGAGGAGCCTCCACCAGCCCATGTATCTGCTCTTCTGTAACATGAGTATTAATGATGCGTTCGGGGCCTCGTGCATCATCCCTCGTTTACTGACTCAGGTTTTTACCCTGCTGACGAAGCGCTACATCAGCTATCACCAGTGTGCCCTCCAGGCCTTCTGTGCTCACTTTCATGCAGGTGTCTGTCACACAGTCCTCATCATCATGGCCTTTGATCGCTATGTAGCAATCTGCCGCCCACTCCGATACGCCACCATCATGACTACCAGGATGGTGGTGAAGCTGTCGTTATCAGCCTGGGGCGTAGCTTTCTTTTTAATCCTAATCCTTGTGTTCCTCAGCACCCGCTTGTCACGGTGCCGAAGTTTTGTCGACAACCCTTTCTGCGACAACGCCTCCTTGTTTAAGCTGTCCTGTGAAAACCTCCTCATAAACCACATCTATGGTCTCAGCTCCGCCATGCTCACGATGGCTTGCTCCCTGAGCAGCGTGACGGTCACCTATGTGAGGATAGCTATGGTGTGTCTGAGCAGCAGGAACCAGACCCTGAACAGCAAAGCCCTGCAGACCTGCGCCACACATCTGGCTGTCTACATCATCCTGTTCCTCTCAggtaacatcatcatcatcctgcaTCGCTTCCCTCACCTGGCAGACGAGAGGAAGCTAGCGTCCATCTTGTTCCACGTGGTTCCTCCTTCTATGAACGCTGTTATCTACGGGCTGCAAATCAAAACGATTAGACAAAAAATAACCATTATATTCAACAAGGGGAAATGA
- the LOC117812888 gene encoding olfactory receptor 2F1-like, whose amino-acid sequence MENQTFNADIIFIEGLKVSPQATIPAFVLLLLIYIFIMVSNIGLVVLISMERSLHEPMYLLFCNMSINDVFGATCIIPRLLSDAFTPITERYIHYIDCVVQAFSSHFHAGTSHAVLMVMAYDRYVAICNPLRYATVMTNRMVVKLSAGAWVAAFLAVAILLSLTIRLTRCRRFIINPFCDNASLFKLSCQNILINHIYGLGSAVVILGSSLGGITITYLRVAMVCLSSKSKVLNSRALQTCATHLTVYIIMLVASFTPMIIHRNPQWADSGKVSSVMFHVVPPVLNPLIYGLQCKELRHKIFGLFYKNKVMDAKTVM is encoded by the coding sequence ATGGAAAACCAAACTTTCAATGCTGACATCATCTTCATCGAGGGGTTAAAGGTCAGCCCACAGGCCACCATTCCCGCCTtcgtcctccttctcctcatctACATCTTCATCATGGTGTCCAACATCGGCCTGGTGGTCCTGATCTCCATGGAGAGGAGCCTCCATGAGCCCATGTATCTGCTCTTCTGTAACATGAGTATTAACGACGTGTTTGGAGCCACGTGCATCATCCCTCGTCTGCTCAGCGACGCTTTCACACCAATCACAGAGCGTTACATCCACTACATAGACTGTGTGGTTCAGGCCTTCTCTTCTCACTTTCATGCCGGCACCTCTCACGCAGTGCTAATGGTCATGGCTTATGACCGCTACGTGGCCATCTGTAACCCCCTCCGATACGCCACTGTCATGACCAACAGGATGGTGGTGAAGCTCTCAGCAGGGGCCTGGGTGGCGGCGTTCCTTGCTGTAGCAATCCTACTGAGTCTTACGATCCGCCTGACTCGCTGCAGAAGGTTTATAATCAACCCATTCTGTGACAACGCTTCTTTGTTCAAGCTCTCCTGCCAGAACATACTCATCAATCACATCTACGGCCTAGGCAGCGCTGTGGTCATCCTGGGCTCCTCCCTTGGGGGCATCACGATCACCTACCTGAGGGTGGCCATGGTGTGTTTGAGCAGCAAGAGCAAGGTGCTGAACAGCCGGGCACTGCAGACCTGCGCCACACACCTTACTGTGTACATCATCATGTTGGTGGCCTCTTTCACACCCATGATCATACACCGTAACCCGCAGTGGGCCGACAGCGGGAAAGTGTCGTCAGTCATGTTCCACGTGGTCCCCCCAGTCCTGAACCCCCTCATCTACGGGCTACAGTGCAAAGAACTCAGACACAAGATCTTTGGCCTGTTTTACAAGAACAAAGTCATGGACGCTAAAACCGTCATGTAG
- the LOC117813207 gene encoding troponin T, skeletal muscle yields MLCLLCGLALLPPPQPEQLLLCWSTEHGICLSAAFPACPSNAAHHSLIHKVSCRFQPVTPGGCPAAADTAAVFKHAFQKHITNKREEEEEEEEEEEEEEEEEEEEEEGETEEEEGY; encoded by the exons atgctgtgtttactgtgtggCCTCGCTCTTCTGCCTCCACCCCAACCGGAACAGCTGCTTCTCTGCTGGAGCACG GAACATGGCATCTGTCTTTCAGCAGCTTTCCCAGCGTGTCCTTCGAATGCTGCGCACCACTCTCTGATCCACAAAGTCTCCTGCAGGTTTCAACCAGTGACTCCTGGAGGCTGTCCTGCTGCTGCggacactgctgctgtttttaagcATGCCTTCCAGAAGCACATCACCaataagagagaagaagaagaagaagaagaagaagaagaagaagaagaagaagaagaagaagaagaagaagaagaaggagaaacagaggaggaagaggggtaCTGA